A single Brassica rapa cultivar Chiifu-401-42 chromosome A04, CAAS_Brap_v3.01, whole genome shotgun sequence DNA region contains:
- the LOC103865287 gene encoding MLO-like protein 5, translated as MGGGGGGGGSIEGPRELDQTPTWAVSTVCGVIILISIILELMIHKVGSVFEKKKKKALYEALQKIKNELMVLGFISLLLTFGQNYIASLCVASKYGNAMSFCGPYDGPSGDTKKVKDTDHMQRHLLSLHRRVLAGGAPAECKKGYVPLISLNALHQVHIFIFFLAVFHVIYSAITMMLGRAKIRGWKVWEEEVVNDHEMMDDPSRFRLTHETSFVREHVNTWARNRFSFYVMCFLRQMLRSVRKSDYLTMRHGFISVHLAPGMKFNFQKYIKRSLEDDFKVVVGISPALWAFVMIFLLVDVHGWYVTAVITMVPPVLTLAIGTKLQAIISDMALEIQERHAVIQGMPLVNVSDRHFWFARPALVLHIIHFILFQNAFEITYFFWIWYEFGLRSCFHHHFYLIIIRVALGVGVQFLCSYITLPLYALVTQMGSTMKRSVFDEQTSKALKMWHKNAKKKSETPGPVPTTRPRTAGDIESAPANITASVDNKEGDQGRKPGDLLSGP; from the exons atgggaggaggaggaggcggaGGAGGCAGTATAGAAGGCCCGAGAGAGCTTGATCAGACCCCAACATGGGCCGTCTCTACCGTTTGTGGCGTTATCATCTTGATCTCTATCATCTTGGAGCTCATGATTCACAAAGTCGGATCG GTGTtcgagaaaaagaaaaagaaagcctTATACGAAGCTCTTCAAAAGATTAAAAACG aACTAATGGTTTTGGGATTCATTTCGCTGCTACTAACATTCGGACAAAACTACATCGCAAGCTTGTGCGTGGCGTCAAAATACGGTAACGCTATGTCCTTCTGTGGTCCGTACGATGGTCCATCTGGTGACACTAAGAAGGTAAAGGACACCGATCACATGCAGAGGCATCTTCTCTCCCTTCATCGCCGTGTTTTGGCTGGAGGTGCTCCTGCTGAGTGCAAGAAG gGCTATGTGCCGCTTATATCACTCAACGCGTTGCACCAAGTGCAtatctttatcttcttcttggCTGTGTTTCATGTCATTTATAGTGCTATTACCATGATGCTTGGAAGAGCAAag ATTCGTGGATGGAAAGTATGGGAGGAAGAGGTCGTAAATGATCATGAAATGATGGATG ATCCTTCTAGATTTAGGCTCACACACGAAACATCATTTGTTCGAGAGCATGTTAATACTTGGGCGAGGAACAGATTCTCCTTCTACGTT atgtgtttcttACGTCAGATGCTGAGATCCGTAAGAAAATCTGACTACTTGACGATGCGTCATGGGTTCATTAGT GTACATTTGGCACCGGGTATGaagtttaattttcaaaaatacatcaAAAGGTCATTAGAAGATGACTTCAAGGTAGTGGTGGGAATCAG TCCTGCGCTATGGGCCTTTGTAATGATCTTCTTACTCGTTGATGTTCACG GATGGTATGTTACTGCTGTGATTACCATGGTTCCTCCAGTT TTGACATTAGCGATAGGAACCAAGCTTCAGGCCATTATATCAGACATGGCGTTGGAGATTCAGGAGAGACATGCAGTGATACAAGGGATGCCACTAGTCAATGTCTCTGACCGACATTTCTGGTTCGCTCGTCCCGCTTTAGTCCTCCATATCATCCATTTCATTCTCTTCCAG AATGCTTTTGAGATCACCTACTTCTTTTGGATATGG TATGAGTTCGGATTAAGGTCCTGTTTTCATCACCATTTCTACCTCATAATCATTCGGGTTGCTCTAGG GGTGGGAGTACAATTTCTTTGTAGCTACATCACACTTCCTCTCTACGCTCTCGTGACTCAG ATGGGATCAACGATGAAGCGATCGGTGTTTGATGAGCAAACGTCAAAGGCATTAAAGATGTGGCATAAGAATGCAAAGAAAAAGAGTGAAACGCCAGGTCCAGTGCCTACAACCCGACCTAGAACCGCGGGCGATATCGAGTCTGCTCCGGCTAACATCACCGCAAGTGTTGATAATAAGGAAGGAGATCAGGGTCGTAAACCTGGTGACCTATTAAGCGGTCCCTAG
- the LOC103865423 gene encoding uncharacterized protein LOC103865423, which produces MRWIPPAPTTLKCNTDGSWSKETGVGGVGWLLRDHQGTLLWAGAKKMAVMRSALETEAEAIRWAVQTLVGFGYSKVSIETDSLLLANMLNGEEEIWPVIAPIIQDISTSLSSNGGFEMVYYPRSGNKSANRIAKEITTFTSFVPK; this is translated from the coding sequence ATGAGATGGATCCCACCGGCTCCTACGACCTTGAAGTGCAATACTGATGGATCGTGGTCAAAGGAGACGGGAGTAGGAGGAGTAGGATGGCTGTTACGTGATCATCAAGGAACACTACTGTGGGCAGGGGCAAAGAAGATGGCAGTGATGAGATCGGCGCTAGAGACTGAAGCAGAAGCTATTAGATGGGCTGTTCAAACACTGGTGGGTTTTGGGTATAGCAAAGTTTCTATAGAGACCGATTCATTACTGTTGGCAAACATGCTGAACGGTGAAGAAGAAATCTGGCCAGTGATTGCACCCATAATACAAGATATATCAACATCACTGTCATCAAATGGAGGATTTGAAATGGTGTATTATCCTCGAAGTGGTAATAAGTCAGCAAATAGAATAGCAAAGGAAATTACTACGTTTACGTCCTTTGTCCCTAAGTAA
- the LOC103865290 gene encoding receptor like protein 24: MTTMLESLMLFHFLSLILLCCISPSSPFSVNIDYSSYVACHPNQSQALTEFMNEFDSSHCDLSKPYNGVWCDKSTSAVTMLQLKACLIGTLKPSSSLFRLHHLRHLYLSQNNFISSTLPSEFGSLSRLEFLSLFNNGFVGQVPSSFNNLSLLSFLDLNENHFSGTLNSNSSLFKLHHLRFLDLGSNSFTSSLPYEFGNLKRLEYLSLASNDFSGQVPPTISNLTSLSELQLNHNQLTGSFPLVQNLTMLSLLNLGDNHFSGTIPSSLFTMPFLSYLDLSGNDLTGSIEVHHSPTPSRLEHMYLGNNHFEGKIIEPISKLIHLTHLDLSFLNTSYPVDLNLFSPLKSLLHLDLSGNSISPASLSSKSDIPKSLEILRLSGCGINEFPTFLKTFQKLEFIEFSNNRIKGKVPEWLWNLPRLTTFSISNNLFNGFEGPTDVMVNSSMKNIFLEQNCFEGAIPVLPVSIRMLSAKFNKFTGSIPRSICNCRSLTHLKLPYNNLTGPIPQCLSNLSVVTLRKNNLEGIIPDVFYIGSPLRSLDVGHNRLTGKLPRSLQNCSSLEFLSVDHNMIEDTFPFWLKALPNLQVLTLSSNKFYGSISPPDQGPLGFPELRIFEISDNKFIGSLPPSYFVNWKASSLTMNEDSSLYMVHEEINYGVLYYFNIEAIDLQYKGLSMEQKKVLTSYATIDFSGNRITGQIPESIGLLKALIALNLSNNAFTGHIPLSLANLSNLESLDLSSNHLSGTIPNGLGSLSFLEYINVSHNQLKGEIPQGTQITGQAKSSFEGNAGLCGLPLQETCFGTNAPPTQPPKQEDEEDEEEVLNWKAVIIGYGPGVLLGLAIAQLIASYKPEWLVKIIGPNKRRNC; the protein is encoded by the coding sequence ATGACCACCATGTTGGAATCTCTTATGCTTTTCCATTTTCTCTCGCTAATCTTGCTCTGTTGTATCTCCCCTTCAAGCCCCTTCAGTGTAAACATTGATTACAGCAGTTATGTTGCTTGTCATCCCAATCAGTCTCAAGCTCTCACTGAGTTCATGAACGAGTTTGATAGCAGCCATTGCGACCTTAGCAAACCCTATAATGGAGTTTGGTGCGATAAATCCACCAGTGCGGTCACAATGCTACAACTCAAGGCCTGTCTCATTGGAACTCTAAAGCCCAGCAGTAGTCTATTCAGGTTACATCATCTTCGTCACCTTTACCTCAGTCAAAACAACTTCATCTCATCTACACTTCCTTCTGAATTTGGCAGTCTCAGCAGGTTAGAGTTCTTATCTCTTTTCAATAATGGCTTCGTAGGCCAAGTTCCTTCCTCATTTAATAACCTAAGCTTGCTTTCATTCTTAGACCTCAATGAAAATCACTTCTCTGGAACACTGAATTCCAACAGTAGCCTCTTTAAGTTGCACCACCTCCGTTTCCTTGATCTAGGTTCCAACAGCTTCACTTCATCACTCCCTTATGAATTTGGAAATCTCAAAAGACTAGAGTACTTGTCTCTTGCCTCTAATGACTTTTCCGGTCAAGTTCCTCCCACAATTAGTAACCTAACTTCTTTATCCGAATTGCAACTTAACCACAACCAGCTCACTGGTAGTTTCCCACTTGTACAAAATCTTACCATGCTCTCTCTTCTAAATCTTGGTGATAACCACTTCTCTGGAACCattccttcttctctcttcacCATGCCTTTCTTATCATACCTTGATCTGTCTGGAAACGATCTCACCGGTTCTATTGAAGTTCATCACTCCCCTACCCCATCTAGGCTCGAGCACATGTACCTTGGGAATAACCATTTTGAAGGAAAAATCATAGAGCCTATCTCAAAGCTCATTCACCTCACACACCTAGACCTTTCTTTCCTAAACACAAGCTATCCAGTTGACTTAAACCTCTTCTCCCCGCTAAAATCATTGTTGCACCTTGATCTTTCCGGTAATAGTATATCTCCAGCCAGTTTAAGTTCAAAGTCAGACATCCCAAAAAGCTTGGAGATTTTGAGATTATCAGGCTGTGGTATCAATGAGTTCCCAACTTTCTTAAAAACCTTTCAAAAGTTGGAGTTTATAGAATTTTCCAACAACAGAATCAAAGGGAAAGTCCCTGAGTGGTTATGGAACCTTCCTCGTCTGACCACATTCTCTATTTCAAATAACTTATTTAATGGTTTCGAAGGTCCAACGGACGTTATGGTAAATTCATCGATGAAGAATATATTTCTGGAGCAAAACTGTTTTGAAGGAGCAATTCCTGTTCTACCAGTCTCTATCCGCATGTTGTCTGCAAAATTCAATAAATTCACAGGGAGCATACCTCGTTCAATATGCAATTGTCGATCTCTCACTCATTTGAAGCTACCGTACAACAACCTCACCGGTCCAATCCCTCAATGCTTGAGTAACTTGTCGGTTGTGACTCTTCGAAAGAACAACTTGGAAGGAATTATTCCTGACGTGTTTTATATCGGTTCTCCGCTACGGTCACTTGACGTTGGGCACAATCGACTAACCGGAAAACTTCCAAGATCTCTTCAAAATTGCTCATCTCTAGAGTTTCTAAGCGTTGACCACAACATGATTGAAGACACATTTCCTTTCTGGCTCAAGGCTTTACCGAACTTGCAAGTCCTTACACTCAGTTCAAACAAGTTTTATGGCTCTATATCTCCTCCTGATCAAGGTCCTCTCGGGTTTCCAGAGCTACGTATATTTGAGATATCTGATAATAAGTTTATCGGAAGCTTGCCACCAAGCTACTTTGTGAACTGGAAAGCATCGTCCCTTACTATGAATGAAGATAGTAGTCTATATATGGTACACGAAGAAATTAACTACGGGGTATTGTACTATTTCAATATAGAGGCTATAGATTTGCAATACAAAGGTCTATCAATGGAGCAAAAGAAGGTCCTTACTTCATACGCCACCATTGATTTTTCTGGGAATAGAATTACAGGACAGATTCCTGAATCAATTGGTCTCTTGAAAGCATTAATTGCACTCAACTTATCAAACAATGCCTTCACAGGCCATATTCCTTTGTCGTTGGCCAATCTGAGCAATCTTGAATCACTAGACCTATCAAGCAACCACCTCTCAGGTACTATTCCTAATGGACTTGGAAGCCTCTCGTTTTTGGAGTACATAAATGTGTCTCACAACCAACTCAAGGGTGAAATACCACAAGGAACACAGATTACTGGGCAAGCTAAATCTTCATTCGAAGGGAATGCAGGCCTTTGTGGTCTTCCTCTCCAAGAAACTTGCTTTGGGACTAATGCACCACCGACACAACCACCTaagcaagaagatgaagaagatgaagaagaagtgttGAACTGGAAAGCTGTAATTATTGGGTATGGACCTGGAGTGTTGCTTGGATTGGCAATCGCACAACTCATTGCTTCATACAAACCGGAGTGGCTCGTCAAGATTATTGGTCCAAACAAGCGCAGAAACTGTTAG
- the LOC103865288 gene encoding uncharacterized protein LOC103865288: protein MSKTPTEKQELPLETSPYTKYEDIEDYKKNAYGTSGHQEVKPGQGGGATDAPTLSGSAPPSAIDSANQQAKK from the coding sequence ATGTCAAAGACACCAACAGAGAAACAAGAGTTACCACTAGAAACGAGTCCTTACACAAAGTACGAGGATATTGAAGATTACAAGAAGAACGCTTATGGAACTTCTGGTCACCAGGAAGTTAAGCCTGGCCAAGGCGGTGGCGCAACAGACGCACCGACACTCTCAGGCAGTGCTCCTCCCTCCGCTATAGATTCAGCTAACCAACAAGCTAAGAAGTGA
- the LOC103865291 gene encoding probable protein phosphatase 2C 27 gives MIEKSSADGMDFSPLITVLEGDFNMEKASAVETDTLDDSTKQMSKGKPPRHISSMQHITSTTTSRLQDVDVCSLVMKSPDEKSEFLPVYRSGSCAEQGAKQFMEDEHICIDDLVEHLGASVDFSSLGAFYGVFDGHGGTDAALFVRKNILRYIVEDSYFPLCVKKAIKNAFLKADYEFADDSSLDISSGTTALTAFIFGRRLIIANAGDCRAVLGRRGRAIELSKDHKPNCIAEKVRIEKLGGVVYDGYLNGQLSVARAIGDWHMKGPKGSACPLSPEPELQETDLSEEDEFLIMGCDGLWDVMSSQCAVTIARKELMIHNDPERCSRELVREALKRNTCDNLTVIVVCFSPDPPQRIEIRMQSRVRRSISAEGLNLLKGVLDGYP, from the exons ATGATTGAGAAGAGCTCAGCGGATGGTATGGATTTTTCACCTTTGATTACGGTTCTAGAGGGAGATTTCAACATGGAGAAGGCTTCTGCAGTAGAGACTGATACTTTAGATGACTCTACTAAACAAATGAGTAAAGGAAAACCTCCGAGACACATTTCTTCTATGCAACATATCACAAGCACTACTACTAGTAGGCTGCAG GATGTGGATGTTTGTAGTTTGGTTATGAAGTCACCTGATGAAAAATCAGAGTTTCTGCCTGTATACCGATCAGGAAGCTGTGCTGAACAAGGAGCAAAACAGTTTATGGAAGATGAACACATTTGCATTGATGATCTTGTTGAGCATCTTGGTGCATCTGTTGATTTCTCATCTCTTGGAGCCTTCTATGGG GTGTTTGATGGTCATGGAGGCACAGATGCAGCACTGTTCGTTAGAAAGAACATACTGAGATACATTGTAGAAGACTCCTACTTCCCACTATGTGTAAAGAAGGCAATTAAGAATGCTTTCTTGAAAGCTGATTACGAATTTGCAGATGATTCTTCCCTTGACATCTCTTCTGGCACCACTGCGCTTACAGCTTTTATTTTTGGAAG GAGGTTGATAATTGCAAATGCTGGTGATTGCCGAGCAGTGCTTGGAAGAAGAGGCAGAGCAATTGAGTTATCCAAAGACCACAAACCAAACTGCATCGCCGAGAAAGTAAGAATAGAGAAGCTAGGTGGAGTTGTCTACGATGGCTACCTCAACGGGCAACTATCAGTAGCACGTGCCATCGGAGACTGGCACATGAAAGGCCCCAAAGGCTCCGCTTGTCCTCTGAGTCCAGAGCCAGAGCTGCAAGAGACTGATCTGAGCGAAGAAGATGAGTTCTTGATAATGGGGTGCGACGGTCTGTGGGATGTGATGAGCAGTCAGTGCGCGGTGACAATCGCGAGGAAAGAACTGATGATTCATAATGATCCAGAGAGATGCTCTAGGGAGCTGGTGAGGGAGGCTCTTAAAAGGAATACGTGTGATAATTTGACTGTGATTGTTGTGTGCTTCTCTCCTGATCCTCCACAGAGGATAGAGATCCGGATGCAGTCAAGGGTGAGGCGGAGCATATCAGCGGAAGGGCTTAATCTACTTAAAGGTGTGCTTGATGGTTATCCCTAA